The Clostridiales bacterium FE2011 sequence TTCGCCCGCATCGCGTTCTTCAATGAATCCGGAACCGGAACACTCAGCGCACGCGTGCTGACTGCCGACGCCATCAGTGCGGCTTCATCCGCGGTTACAATCCGCTGTTCTTTCAGCTGGCTGATCAGCCGGAGGCATTCTTCTTCTCCCAGGCTGTCGCCGATCCGGTCGTTCACCAGATACATCAGCCGCTGTGACCCGGCCTGTACAACACGCACAATCCGGATATACCCGCCGCCGCCCCGGCGGCTCTCCGTCAGATAACCATGATCCGGGGAAAAGCGGGTTGCCAGCACATAGTTAATCTGGCTCGGCGCGCAGCCGAAATACTCCGCCAGTTCATTCCGTTTCAGCTCCACTTCCGTGGATTCTTCATTCAGAAGTTCCTTGATAAACTGCTCTATCGAATCGCTCAAACGCATGATTAACCCTCCCCTCGTCAAAGGGTCTGTAGTTTCTGACTATCTTTGACCTATTGAGTATAACACACATACTCAACTTATTCAACAACTGCTTTTAGTCCAAATAGTCCTGTAATACAGTAAAACACTTTATCATTATTCATTTTTCATTATTCATTCTTCATTGAAATCAATTGCCGGAAGCTGCAGCGCTTCCGCAACTGATTTGTGAAAGTGTTCATCCTTCTGATGCACATACTTCACCGAGGAAGGGATTACTTCCCCATCATTCCAGCGGAAGAAGCCCGTCCCGTCCGGGTTCAGGCTGTAATCCGCAAGGGTTTTCCCCTCCTCCGGCACAAGCACCGTCAGCCGGTTCAGCACCCGGTTTCCCAGGAAGACCGCAAAGAGATCATGTTCCGGATCCACGGAAACATGGTTGCCCGTGAAACCGCCGATTCCGAAGGCCTGTTTCCCCATATAGCAGGGTATTTCCGAATAGTACTGATCCGGGTGACGCACATAGCACTGAATTCCCAGGAACTGTGTCCAGGCCCCGTTCGTACGCTTCCGTCCGGTCCGGTTGACCGCCATTTCCCTCAGGGATTCCTCCCCGACAATTTTCCGTTCCAGCACTGCCCGGCAGAACCGCACCATATCCCCTCGGGTGGAAAACAGGCCGGCATGCCCGCAAAGATCTCCTGTATCGCCCTGCAGTACCGCCGCCTTGGGATCATGCGGAACCCCGGGTTTCCATCCTTCCCGGAGAATCTGCTGCCCGTTCTCGATCCGGTGTTCCCGGTCGTAGCACTGGCAGTCTTTCCGGCGTTCCGGCGGAACCGCGGACCAGGTCTCTGACATGCCCGCCGGCTCTAGGACCAGCTTCCGTGCGCAGTCCATAAAAGACATCCCGGCTGCTGCTTCCAGTACATATTTCAGGATCATGGCCGGAATATCAGAATAGATCCGGCGCACATCCTCGTGCGGCGCGGCTGTGGATGCAAACAACGCTTCCATAGCGCTTTCCCGGTCGGTACACCCGTCCAGGCGGACAGGAGTACGGACCGTGACCGCAAAGGTCATCAGATCCCACACCGTGGTATCCTTCAGGAACCGGAATCGGGAATCATATGAAAAAACAGGCCTGCCGGGATCCAGCAGACCTTCTTCTTTCAGTTTCATGGCACACAGGCCCGTGAACAGTTTCGTTACGCTGGCCAGGTCAAAAACGCTGTCCTCCCGGACAGCCCCGTCCATGGCTGACACTGTTCTGTTTCCGGCGCCGCATGCCGCGGAAACACCTTCCAGGATGGCCGTTTCCCGGGTAAAAAACCGGAGGCCGTTCAGGAGGGTTGTGTCCATTGATGAACCGCTCATCCTTTGTCTCCCCGGGTCAGGCATCCACACCGATTCGGGTACAGGGCACCCTTCCCTCTTTCAGGTCGCTCAGCCGGTGACGGGCATGCCCGATAATCACCGTGGTGCCGCCCTTCACGCAGCTCAGCGCGTATTCCAGCTTGGCGCGGGCGCCGTTTGCCCCGGCGCGGCTGGCGCCGATGCATGCATTCTGCAGTTCCCGCACCTTGCGTTCCACTTCTTCATAAGTCTTGCCGATCACGTCCCGCACCAGGGTGCTGGGATCCCGGCGATCCTGGTAAATCCCCTCCGTGGAGGTCATCAGCACCAGGGTCTTCGCCTTCACCAGGCCGGCAATCACCGCTGCCGTTTCATCATTGTCCACGCACTCGTGAACCTCTTCACCCTTTTCCCGCCGGGCAGCCAGTTCCATCTTCCGGTTTTCCTCGTCGGATACCGGGTCGTTGTAATTCACAATCGGGATAGTTTTCTGCCGTGCGGCGCGGATCAGCAGTGAGCGGATATGCTCACTCTTTTCCGGGTCATTGAAGTGGGTATGCTCCACCAGGATCTGGCGGATGCCGTATTCCGGTGAAACAAACTGACGGTAATTCTGCATCAGGATGGTTTGTCCCTGGGCAGCGTAATCCGCCTTGTCCTGATCCGGATCTCCGCTCAGTTCGCATCCTGTCCGCTTGATATAATCCAGCCGGCCGATTTCCGTCGCGCCGCTGGTCACCCAGATCATGCCGGGCTTCAGTTCAGCCCCGATTCTGGAAAAAATGTTGTAGTCAATATCCCGGTCTTCCTGCCGGATCAGCGCCATGCTGCCGATCTTGCCAACCAGTTCAAACTGATAATCCATGCTCCGTTCCTGCTTTCCGCGGTCAGAGTCTTTCCCGTACCAGCCGGGTAAGAATATACACCGCCATATGATATCCCTGATCGTTTCTCAGGGTGATGTCGGCCAAATCGCGGTATATAGGGAGCCGTTCATGATAAACACGTTCCACCTCAGCCAGGCCCCCGTCCCGCAGGGTAGGTCGCCGGTCCAGCTTGATGTCACTCAGGATGTCTTCCAAAGGCCTGTCAATCAGCACAATCGTACCCCAGGACCGCATGATATGACGGTTTACCGGATTCAACACCGTGCCTCCGCCCGTGGAGATGATCATCGGCCGGGCATAGGTCAGCGCGGCCAGCGCGTTTGTTTCTGCCCGCCGGAAGGTTTCTTCCCCGTATTTCTCAAAGAACTCGTTCACCGTTCCACCGGCACTCTGAGCCACCATGGCGTCAGTGTCCGCAAACGGAACGCCTGTTTCTTTTGCTGTGCGCTTGCCCAGACTGCTTTTGCCGCAGCCCTGCATGCCGATCAGAAACAGATGCTTGTCCACTGCCATGGTCCCCCTTCCTGCCGGTATCGTTCCCGTTATTCTTTCTTCAAGATGATACAACTTTTTCCTTTTTCGTCAAGTGCCGGA is a genomic window containing:
- a CDS encoding uridylate kinase, with translation MDYQFELVGKIGSMALIRQEDRDIDYNIFSRIGAELKPGMIWVTSGATEIGRLDYIKRTGCELSGDPDQDKADYAAQGQTILMQNYRQFVSPEYGIRQILVEHTHFNDPEKSEHIRSLLIRAARQKTIPIVNYNDPVSDEENRKMELAARREKGEEVHECVDNDETAAVIAGLVKAKTLVLMTSTEGIYQDRRDPSTLVRDVIGKTYEEVERKVRELQNACIGASRAGANGARAKLEYALSCVKGGTTVIIGHARHRLSDLKEGRVPCTRIGVDA
- a CDS encoding beta-lactamase family protein, with translation MDTTLLNGLRFFTRETAILEGVSAACGAGNRTVSAMDGAVREDSVFDLASVTKLFTGLCAMKLKEEGLLDPGRPVFSYDSRFRFLKDTTVWDLMTFAVTVRTPVRLDGCTDRESAMEALFASTAAPHEDVRRIYSDIPAMILKYVLEAAAGMSFMDCARKLVLEPAGMSETWSAVPPERRKDCQCYDREHRIENGQQILREGWKPGVPHDPKAAVLQGDTGDLCGHAGLFSTRGDMVRFCRAVLERKIVGEESLREMAVNRTGRKRTNGAWTQFLGIQCYVRHPDQYYSEIPCYMGKQAFGIGGFTGNHVSVDPEHDLFAVFLGNRVLNRLTVLVPEEGKTLADYSLNPDGTGFFRWNDGEVIPSSVKYVHQKDEHFHKSVAEALQLPAIDFNEE
- a CDS encoding shikimate kinase: MAVDKHLFLIGMQGCGKSSLGKRTAKETGVPFADTDAMVAQSAGGTVNEFFEKYGEETFRRAETNALAALTYARPMIISTGGGTVLNPVNRHIMRSWGTIVLIDRPLEDILSDIKLDRRPTLRDGGLAEVERVYHERLPIYRDLADITLRNDQGYHMAVYILTRLVRERL
- a CDS encoding CtsR family transcriptional regulator, whose protein sequence is MMRLSDSIEQFIKELLNEESTEVELKRNELAEYFGCAPSQINYVLATRFSPDHGYLTESRRGGGGYIRIVRVVQAGSQRLMYLVNDRIGDSLGEEECLRLISQLKEQRIVTADEAALMASAVSTRALSVPVPDSLKNAMRAKMMKSMLMTIASRNRNQIQN